The proteins below come from a single Rosa rugosa chromosome 2, drRosRugo1.1, whole genome shotgun sequence genomic window:
- the LOC133734351 gene encoding uncharacterized protein LOC133734351 → MKQMVADQFYYILHKHCRKVEVKLVKCIVQSMIVDISFNQLGGLCTLRFLEQVDHYIGKDHIFKRSIILIKVLCYYESRILGAHHGLFSTYALGTLVLYIFHLFHSSLDGPLTVLYRFLDYFSKFDWEKYSVSLNGPVCKSSLLDIVVKRYLLCL, encoded by the exons ATGAAGCAGATG GTAGCTGATCAGTTCTATTACATTCTACATAAGCACTGCAGAAAAGTAGAA GTTAAACTTGTAAAATGCATTGTTCAAAGTATGATTGTAGATATATCCTTCAATCAGTTAGGAGGACTTTGTACACTACGCTTTCTTGAACAG GTTGATCACTATATTGGCAAAGATCATATTTTCAAACGCAGCATTATTTTGATAAAAGTGTTGTGCTACTATGAGAGTCGTATTCTTGGTGCTCATCATGGTTTATTTTCAACATATGCTTTGGGAACATTAGTCCTATATATATTCCATCTTTTTCATTCTTCTCTAGATGGGCCTTTAACG GTCCTCTACAGATTTTTGGATTACTTCAGCAAATTTGATTGGGAGAAATATTCTGTAAGTTTAAATGGACCAGTTTGCAAATCCTCCCTACTTGATATTGTGGTTAAGAGATATCTCTTGTGCCTGTAA